A window of Choloepus didactylus isolate mChoDid1 chromosome 21, mChoDid1.pri, whole genome shotgun sequence contains these coding sequences:
- the LOC119517521 gene encoding uncharacterized protein LOC119517521, producing MHWCPRERPLPGSHVKWSVFSSQGSPGQALGESLRPWPRGLRERKPPMGSTQLVVFCYSNSRKLQADFSPGKWGCCGNKYLNTWKWLWNQVMGSGRDGGAGCVWRGPGRKRGAGQRSCCWPGEGGPAWAVLTEAHVPFSRFHQESGMGVECHHMLVWLSFQYCHRCNFSCGVRFAESPPSGPVWSGIGKGTWNVLHFFLWESFWKASLVCSPVLLSLPVLRGGPRSVCFPSENAELSIAFWAPLTSSTNAGARFCRNLQL from the exons ATGCACTGGTGTCCGCGTGAGAGGCCGCTGCCGGGAAGCCACGTGAAATGGAGCGTGTTCTCAAGCCAGGGGTCACCTGGGCAGGCTCTGGGAGAGAGTCTCAGACCCTGGCCTCGGGGACTGAGAGAGAGGAAGCCTCCTATGGGATCCACCCAGCTGGTGGTGTTTTGTTACAGCAACTCCAGGAAACTTCAGGCAGATTTTAGTCCTGGGAAGTGGGGGTGCTGTGGTAACAAATACCTGAATAcgtggaagtggctttggaacCAGGTTATGGGCAGTGGCAGGGACGGGGGTGCTGGGTGCGTCTGGCGAGGGCCCGGCAGGAAGCGGGGTGCGGGGCAGAGGAGCTGCTGTTGGCCTGGAGAAGGCGGCCCTGCCTGGGCTGTCCTCACGGAAGCCCACGTCCCCTTCTCCCGGTTTCACCAGGAGTCAGGGATGGGCGTTGAATGTCATCACATGTTGGTCTGGTTAAGTTTCCAGTACTGTCACCGTTGCAACTTCAGCTGCGGGGTTCGGTTTGCCGAGTCTCCCCCAAGTGGCCCTGTCTGGTCTGGGATTGGTAAAGGGACTTGGAACGTCCTTCACTTCTTTCTCTGGGAGAGTTTCTGGAAGGCAAGTCTGGTGTGCTCT CCAGTTCTG CTCTCACTGCCAGTCCTCCGTGGTGGGCCTCGCTCCGTCTGCTTTCCCAGCGAGAACGCAGAGCTAAGCATTGCCTTTTGGGCGCCACTGACGAGCAGCACAAACGCCGGGGCGCGCTTCTGCCGCAACCTGCAGCTGTGA